The proteins below come from a single Mya arenaria isolate MELC-2E11 chromosome 6, ASM2691426v1 genomic window:
- the LOC128237067 gene encoding BTB/POZ domain-containing protein 6-B-like has product MSAQSAISEDGGFVKPDVSTWQESKSLVECNRYMMTYEVDCDITFLVGSAEEEVKGHIFVMTSRSGKMASLLAGQRIYPDIKLKIPDIEPDSFRDYLLYLYTDEVELENVGRARELIRAAHRYGPKSLQDRCFSFLLTEINADNVCVTLELADYFNEDNIFERCFRFINVNAVDVLKASNFPDLCEECVHRVLTSDALNADEFEVYDAVIRWADGKCARTTQRPTDETRRQVLGSLLFSVRFAIMDVDEFTHKLSTKDVLSTEEKVVLYQFYHGEVNVLPDMFNRTPRRQYRQRDHVDNTSPLTIDGNRAPRIEQMNIVSLPRDEEQRFQRSSLRRVTRFWGIGGPWNLIKGADAIRFQCSKVIILRGIEIFGPYRGTEQYNVSVTLTDDLKTDVRKESFTIDAKVPGKKTYDAILRDPVRVPPNRLFTISVLMKGAPCLQGLNGTSTIETEGVTFQFMNSNQDVSASQWQESKTLVECNRYMMTNGVDFDVTCLVGKTDEEVMAHLS; this is encoded by the exons ATGTCTGCTCAATCTGCGATCTCAGAGGACGGCGGTTTTGTGAAG CCAGACGTCAGCACGTGGCAGGAGTCCAAAAGTCTCGTGGAATGTAACCGCTACATGATGACGTATGAGGTGGATTGTGACATCACATTCCTCGTGGGCAGTGCGGAGGAGGAGGTCAAGGGACACATATTCGTGATGACTTCACGAAGCGGGAAGATGGCGTCACTTTTAGCTGGACAACGAATATATCCAGACATTAAGCTTAAAATTCCCGACATTGAGCCGGACAGCTTTCGTGACTACTTACT GTACTTGTATACGGACGAAGTGGAGCTTGAAAACGTCGGGCGCGCACGGGAGCTGATCCGGGCCGCCCACCGCTACGGTCCGAAATCCCTCCAGGACAGGTGCTTTTCATTTCTCCTCACAGAGATCAACGCCGACAACGTCTGCGTCACGCTCGAGTTGGCAGACTACTTTAATGAGGACAACATATTTGAACGTTGTTTCCGCTTCATTAACGTCAATGCCGTGGACGTACTAAAGGCAAGCAACTTTCCTGACCTGTGTGAGGAATGCGTACATAGAGTTCTGACCTCAGATGCTCTGAATGCTGACGAATTTGAGGTGTACGACGCCGTCATTCGTTGGGCAGACGGTAAATGCGCGCGCACGACACAGCGTCCCACGGATGAAACTCGTCGTCAAGTGCTTGGATCTCTGTTGTTCAGTGTTCGGTTCGCAATCATGGACGTGGATGAATTCACGCACAAGCTGTCCACGAAAGATGTCCTCTCGACGGAAGAGAAAGTTGTCCTGTACCAATTTTACCATGGAGAGGTGAATGTCCTACCTGACATGTTCAATAGAACTCCTCGACGGCAGTATCGTCAAAGAGATCACGTGGATAATACGTCGCCGTTGACCATCGACGGTAACAGGGCGCCGAGAATAGAACAAATGAACATCGTAAGTCTCCCCAGGGATGAGGAACAGCGCTTCCAAAGATCTTCGCTGAGACGCGTGACCCGGTTTTGGGGAATCGGCGGACCCTGGAATCTCATCAAAGGAGCGGACGCAATTCGATTTCAGTGCTCGAAAGTTATCATTCTACGTGGGATAGAGATATTTGGACCGTACAGAGGAACTGAACAGTACAATGTGAGCGTCACTTTAACCGATGATTTAAAGACTGATGTAAGGAAAGAAAGTTTTACAATCGATGCAAAAGTTCCAGGAAAGAAGACCTATGACGCCATTCTCAGGGATCCTGTTCGGGTGCCACCCAACCGCCTGTTTACGATCAGCGTGCTCATGAAGGGCGCTCCCTGCCTGCAAGGCTTGAACGGAACATCAACCATCGAGACGGAGGGCGTTACATTTCAGTTCATGAATAGTAAC CAGGATGTCAGCGCGTCACAGTGGCAGGAGAGCAAAACGCTCGTGGAATGTAACCGCTACATGATGACGAATGGGGTGGACTTTGACGTCACGTGTCTCGTGGGCAAGACAGACGAGGAGGTCATGGCACATTTGTCGTGA